A window of the Brassica napus cultivar Da-Ae chromosome A2, Da-Ae, whole genome shotgun sequence genome harbors these coding sequences:
- the LOC106395825 gene encoding uncharacterized protein LOC106395825 → MQKILYKTTTCSTPLLSAPVTSFAGSLISTQPIAIPSLLSPRCKTSFKNPSLCSTPRPFSTSTMPTTACSVSTNGAVLSGILQKTRVLRAASLPFSASFRCSVNGRIHSTSRRNQLFHSESNGGLSSVNAVVEDDSDGGEDDKPMRMSRRNRRSSNGSCDGNPDLLKIPGVGLRNQRKLVDNGIGDVAELKKLYKDKFWKASDKMVDYLRSSVGIIHRNHAESITTFIKESVDSELKDPNANPKKRLTFCVEGNISVGKSTFLQRIANETIELRDLVEIVPEPVDKWQDVGPDHFNILDAFYSEPQRYAYTFQNYVFVTRLMQEKESASGVKPLRLMERSVFSDRMVFVRAVHEAKWMNEMEISIYDSWFDPVVSALPGLVPDGFIYLRASPDTCHKRMMLRKRAEEGGVSLKYLQDLHEKHESWLLPFESGNHGVLSVSKPSLQMDNNSLHPDIKDRVFYLEGNHMHSSIQKVPALVLDCEPNIDFSRDIEAKRQYARQVAEFFEFVKKKQETSQEKGNSQSPLLIPPQKGGLWMGPEGKHVPGLELESLDFRKAMSLLTRPSA, encoded by the exons ATGCAGAAGATTCTGTACAAGACTACAACCTGCTCAACACCTCTTCTCTCTGCTCCGGTTACCTCCTTCGCCGGTAGTCTTATCTCTACACAACCCATCGCCATACCTAGTCTCCTCTCTCCAAGGTGTAAGACCTCCTTCAAAAACCCATCTCTCTGTTCCACCCCCAGACCTTTCTCTACCTCCACTATGCCGACCACGGCATGCTCTGTTTCTACAAACGGTGCCGTTCTCTCCGGGATTCTACAGAAAACCCGTGTCCTCAGAGCGGCGTCGCTACCGTTCTCAGCCTCTTTCCGGTGCTCAGTTAACGGGAGAATCCATAGTACTAGTCGAAGAAACCAGTTGTTCCACTCCGAATCAAACGGAGGTCTTAGCTCTGTTAACGCAGTGGTTGAAGACGACTCTGACGGAGGAGAAGATGATAAGCCAATGAGGATGAGCCGTCGAAATAGACGGAGCTCTAACGGAAGCTGTGACGGCAATCCAGATTTACTGAAGATTCCTGGCGTGGGTCTGAGGAACCAGAGGAAGCTTGTTGATAACGGTATCGGAGATGTCGCAGAGCTCAAGAAGCTCTacaaagataag TTCTGGAAGGCAAGCGACAAGATGGTTGATTATCTCCGTAGCTCTGTTGGGATTATTCACAGGAACCACGCGGAGAGCATCACAACGTTCATCAAAGAGAGCGTAGACTCAGAGCTCAAGGACCCTAATGCGAACCCCAAGAAGCGTTTGACGTTTTGTGTCGAAGGGAACATTAGTGTAGGCAAATCAACTTTTCTTCAAAGAATAGCTAACGAGACTATCGAGCTGCGTGACCTCGTTGAGATAGTTCCCGAGCCGGTTGACAAGTGGCAAGACGTTGGACCAGACCACTTCAATATACTAGACGCTTTCTACTCAGAGCCTCAGAGGTACGCTTACACTTTCCAGAACTACGTGTTCGTCACGCGCCTGATGCAGGAGAAAGAGTCTGCTTCTGGGGTTAAGCCTCTCAGGTTGATGGAGAGGAGCGTCTTCAGTGACAGAATGGTGTTTGTGAGGGCGGTTCATGAGGCGAAGTGGATGAACGAGATGGAGATAAGCATATATGATTCTTGGTTTGATCCGGTTGTCTCTGCTTTACCTGGGCTTGTTCCTGATGGGTTCATATACTTGAGGGCGAGTCCGGACACTTGCCACAAGAGGATGATGCTGAGGAAACGAGCGGAAGAAGGTGGAGTCTCGCTGAAGTACCTCCAGGATTTGCACGAGAAGCATGAGAGCTGGCTCTTACCGTTTGAGAGTGGGAACCATGGGGTACTGTCTGTTAGTAAACCGTCTTTACAGATGGATAACAACTCTCTGCATCCGGATATAAAAGACCGTGTGTTTTACTTGGAAGGAAACCATATGCATTCTAGCATCCAGAAG GTCCCTGCTTTGGTTTTGGACTGTGAACCAAACATTGACTTCAGCCGAGATATTGAAGCAAAGAGACA GTATGCACGCCAGGTTGCTGAGTTCTTTGAGTTTGTGAAGAAAAAGCAAGAAACATCGCAAGAGAAGGGCAACAGTCAGTCTCCGTTGCTGATACCTCCTCAAAAGGGAGGTCTCTGGATGGGACCAGAAGGCAAGCATGTCCCGGGATTAGAACTCGAGTCTCTTGATTTCAGAAAGGCCATGTCGCTCTTAACCAGACCGTCTGCATAG
- the LOC106395808 gene encoding transcription factor IIIA — MQTNPDHRVENQSEMAEEAANVDAKPSKPKDIRHYLCQYCGISRSKKYLITSHINSHHKMEVEMERDEEACEVDEEEVSGKHTCQECGAEFKKPAHLKQHMQSHSLERPFECYVDDCTSSYRRKDHLNRHLLTHKGKLFKCPVENCKSEFSVHGNISRHVKKFHSKDDGNKDDTGNSKKEDTGNGDSHHSESSTGQKKLVCKEKGCGKAFKYPSQLQKHQDSHVKLDSIEAFCSEPGCMKYFTNEECLKAHIRSYHQHINCEICGSKHLKKNIKRHLRTHEEDSSSPGEFKCEVEGCSSTFSKASNLRKHLKAVHEDIRPFVCGFSGCAKRFAYKHVRNNHEKSGSHIYTCGDFVEADEDFTSRPRGGVKRKHVTAEMLIRKRVMPPQFDSQEHETC; from the exons ATGCAGACGAACCCTGATCATCGTGTAGAAAATCAAAGCGAGATGGCGGAAGAAGCAGCTAACGTCGACGCCAAGCCATCGAAACCCAAGGACATACGTCACTACCTCTGCCAGTATTGCGGAATCAGCAGATCGAAAAAGTATCTCATCACTTCACACATCAATTCTCATCATAAG ATGGAAGTTGAAATGgaaagagatgaagaagcttgcgaggttgatgaagaagaggtCTCTGGTAAACACACTTGCCAGGAGTGTGGTGCTGAGTTCAAGAAACCTGCTCACTTGAAGCAGCATATGCAGAGCCACTCGCTCGAG AGACCTTTTGAGTGCTATGTGGATGATTGCACTTCTAGTTATAGGAGGAAGGATCATCTCAATAGGCATCTTCTTACCCATAAAGGCAAGCTATTTAAGTGCCCAGTGGAGAATTGCAAGAGTGAGTTCTCAGTACATGGCAACATCAGTAGGCATGTTAAGAAGTTTCATAGTAAGGACGATGGTAACAAGGACGATACTGGTAATAGTAAAAAGGAAGATACTGGTAATGGAGATTCTCATCACTCGGAATCTTCAACTGGCCAAAAGAAGCTTGTCTGCAAAGAAAAAGGGTGTGGAAAGGCCTTTAAGTATCCGTCACAGTTACAGAAGCATCAGGATTCTCATG TGAAATTGGACTCTATTGAGGCTTTTTGTTCGGAGCCTGGATGTATGAAGTACTTCACAAACGAGGAATGTCTCAAGGCACACATACGATCCTACCATCAGCACATCAACTGCGAGATATGCGGCTCTAAGCATTTGAAAAAGAACATCAAGAGACATCTACGGACTCATGAAGAAGACTCATCATCACCGGGAGAGTTCAAGTGTGAAGTTGAGGGGTGCTCTTCAACATTCTCAAAG GCTTCTAATCTTCGGAAGCACTTGAAAGCAGTGCACGAGGATATCAGACCCTTTGTATGTGGCTTTTCAGGCTGTGCCAAGAGATTTGCTTACAAACATGTCAGAAACAACCACGAGAAATCCGGGAGCCACATATACACCTGC GGTGATTTTGTTGAAGCTGATGAAGATTTCACATCAAGACCAAGAGGTGGAGTCAAGAGAAAGCATGTTACAGCTGAAATGCTGATAAGGAAGAGGGTCATGCCTCCTCAGTTTGATTCACAAGAACACGAGACTTGCTAG
- the LOC106421495 gene encoding proteinase inhibitor PSI-1.2-like, which produces MATYKIWLMSLMITGAILADVIPGVTITKTAIACPLYCLEVEYMTCPSSGDEKLPPRCNCCLAPKDCTLHLSGSTSIHCTK; this is translated from the exons ATGGCTACATACAAGATTTGGCTGATGTCTCTCATGATCACAG GAGCGATTCTAGCAGATGTAATCCCTGGAGTTACTATAACAAAGACAGCGATCGCTTGTCCTCTCTATTGCTTGGAAGTAGAGTACATGACATGTCCTTCCTCTGGGGACGAGAAGCTGCCTCCGAGATGCAACTGTTGTCTTGCTCCCAAAGACTGTACTCTCCATCTCTCTGGTTCTACTTCTATCCATTGTACCAAATGA